The genomic region GGATACGGTTGACTGCCTCCATGTATGGTTTTCATGTGCCGTAAAAGAACATCCCTTCGAGAACACACTTTATTACACTTTGGACACGACGTGGACTGCATGGCTGTCAGATTGAATATGAACACCCTTTCTTTTTTAGGTCCTTTTATAGGTTTTGGACGTCGCTTTCTTTGATCCAACTGTTAAATTTCTTTGGATAACCAAGCCATTTTACGTATACTTCCTGAATTCCGTTTCTCTTTCGTCGTTTTAACACCCTTTCCACCTTGAACAAGTCATCCCTCCCTTTGTTGACCTTTTGTAGCTCGCTGTTATAAAAAGTTCCAGCTATCGAATCTCCGTCGTAGTCAATGATTTTATAGATAGGTATACCTTGACGAAGGTACCTCGTCTTGATGGTGAAAACCTCTTCTGTCCATTTTTGCTCAAAATCACGTTGGAATGTGAATGGAATTGTTGGCCGATATTCTTACTACATCGCCAACTTTAAACTTGAAAGGTTTTGagcttttctttttcttaactATCCTAGGTTTCTTCGAATCAACATACAAATGTTTCCACACCAATGCTTCATTGGACTTCTCAATACCATCCGGTGATTTACCATCTAGAGCACTGTGGGGCCTGGCATTGTAATTGTGGACGATATCCTGTAGAACATCTAAGTACTGATAGGTTCGGTTGTGAGTGAAATATCGATACATCAACACTTTCAGTGTCCTGATTACTCTCTCAGCATAATTTGCATGAGTGACGTTATGAGTGACATAATGCCCGACTCCCTCTTTgtctaaatattgttttacccATCTATTTTTCCATTCACTGCCCGGATCCGATCTGACCTCTTGTGGTTTTCTACCCTGACCAAATATGTGTTTGAATCCGTCAATGATAGACTGGTGTTATTTATTCTTCAAAGGAACAACCCACAAATGACGCGAAAACACGTCAATGGCAATGAATAAGTATCGTATTCCATCGTTTTCTTTCTCTAGGTTTGAGACGACAGCTAGATCAACATCCCATAAAGCATCCATACCTTGAGATATTACTTTTCTAGTCTTAAACTTGTAGCGTAGAGGACGTTGTAAGCTGTATGCGTCTATATCCTGAAGGAAACGACGAATGGCATGAATTCCGATCTTGTACTTTCCttctttctttaaatatttgtaaatcttTTCTGGTCCCGCATAACTGATAGGGTTGTTTAAATCAAAGTAGATATTATCCAAGTGTTCCTTCCAACCCATATTTAAAGAATGAATCACTTATCTTCTTTTAATAGTTTTATATGTTTGTCTGAGGTAATACACATCAACGTTAGCTTATGTATACACATTATAAACTGTGCAAAAATAGCTATGATGAAATAAAGAGGAGGACTGTCGCAACTAATACGTTAAGTAAACGTTACAAAGCTTGGAAAAACCGCGATTGTGTTAAAATAACAATGATGCAATACATGAGGTTAAGATACGCATCACTATGTGGGGGGTAGCTTGTAAGGGACAATCTGGATATATATAGAATGTCACCGGGAAAACCCAGCTTGTTCTAAATATATACTCATCCCTCATTACTGTTAATCTAATTACTGTTAAAAGTTAAGAGGTCATTCTAATTAGAGGTCACGGGGTCAGTCCCTCATCCCTCACTGGTCCCTCACTGTCCATCCCATTTTTGGGAGGGACATTACTATGAATAAAGAAGGAGGGACGACTTTATGCAGAACTCTCATTTCCTATTCATCATAGGTAGTCTATTTACCGATCCGTATAATTACTTACCACATCATAGCCGAACAGTCCGGCACTGTATTGAAAGTTGGTTCCGTGCTGTTTAATTATGTGGGCCAGCAGAGCGTCCAGGTTTTCAAACGAACGAAGAATGGCGGCTCCTGGGTCTGATTGTTCTGACACCGTCGGGGCGTAGTGGTAGTCTCCCTTTGGGGTCCGACGGTGGCTATCGAACAGCCATAACCTGCCGTCATCCTTTCTCCTCCATACTGCAACTGAGAGCACTCCAATCGTCAGGACCATGTTGACATCTTCCTGGCGGTTTGGCTCGAATGTTTTTGTCATGAACGCTGGGAATTCCGGAGATACTTCAGAAAGCGCCTCGGCTATTTCTGATTCTTGGTATTGAAAACATCCATCCACGTAGGAGAGAGACCTAGCTGTTACATCCCGCCCTTCCAAATATCTGTCATCAGTTTCGTTACTGACAAATTCTGGGATGATACGTACACGATATTTGTTTGGAAGTTGATAAAGTCCTACTTTGCCATCTATCTGGGCGCTAAGTTTGTCTGTAATCCTGAACCGGGCGTGTTGTCGATGGCCCAGACGAATGATGGTGTCGATGTCTTTTGATGTCCAGGTTTCCGGATGACTCCGTAAGGCCTGATAGGCCAAGGCCTCATACGCCATAGTGGTGCACTGTCTGTTTACAAATAATGGTCCAACACTGTCCTGGCAGATCGTCCCGCGGACAATAACGTCTGAAAAACATAACCAGAGAACTACGTGTAAGTTAACCGTCTAAATCTGTTCAACTTATTACTCGAAACTACACGTATGAACAATCAAATGCGCTACCTACCGTTCAAGGTTGTTGACTTCGGTTCTGGTCTGGAGCGACAACACAGGCGACGAAACAGGAACGACTTCTTAGGCGGGTCAGGTGGTGCTACAGGGACAGAGCTCGTCTTTGAACGTGTCACGTGGGAAACGGTGGCTAGATCAATCCCGGAAAGAGCCCGAATATTTCCAGCCAACTCTGCAGAGATGTACGGGAGACTGTGGGGACGAGGAAGCAATtaattttactttaaacatattgcTTATTGTAAATGTATTGAGTTTTACTTCGATATTTTCAAAACGGCATGTTactattaaaatataatatttttaaaggAGCGGTCAAAATACTTTAGACTGACACTGGGAACATTTAGATAATTACAGAGCCGTAATCAGATTATAAATCGTTAATATGTGTGGACAATACcttttgttttagatatgtattattttaatcatatttgtttgAAGTCTTGAATAGAGGAGATATGTGTTTTAGAATCAAGCATAATATTAAACAATTTCTGTAAATATAATggagacatttaaaaaaaagtaatccTAAACGaatctatttaaaatgaaatgtgaagTAAACATGccacaaacaagcaaacaaacaagaaaacagCCTACGCACCATGAATTGTTGTACGGCAATGATCTGGAAACTGAACTCAAAACTACAGGCTCTTGTCGAGGCTGAAAGGAAAATAAAGATGTACAATTAATTGGTTTATATTGCTTAAAGGAGTCTTAGTATAAAAATTGCCACATATCAACGCAGCATATTGCTTTTTATGCATTCCAAAACATTTGACCGATTGAGATTCGAACCCGGATCCATCGGCAGCCTTTGAGCTTATCTTTATAGTATCGAGCTATCGACCATTCCATATACATTGTCATCTGACACCGACTTAACCCACAAACCGAGTTAAATCTACTAGCAATcttaaagtaacaaaatatactgttttctttaaaaatctTCACATAATATGTTTCTTACCGTGTGTGAAGAGGACGAAAACAGACTTTGAAGTCTCTGCTTTAAAGTTTTGCCCATTGTCGAAGTGTTTACGTATCAAATTGAGAGAGTGGCGAAAAATGCTACTGAAGCTTCGGTAGTTAAGTAAGTAACTAAATGACATCACAgtcactgtgacgtcataaacaaTAGCACGTGGTATCAGGGGCGGCTTTGCCATAATGTTATTATGACGTCAGAAAAATCAACTTAAATTACAATGAAACCAAATAGGCCTCGTTTCAAAATATTTGGGGTTATGCATCCGAGTATTCGCTTTTGCGTATTTTACAGTTTATATTAGATTTTGTATAATAAACATCCACAAATTAAACTTTTGTGGATGTTGTTTAAATTAAATGCCTCTGTCAATTTCTTGAATAGATGTGTAGCCTGCAGTAGTTAAGCAAGTATCTGAAACAaacagaataaataaataaaaaaaaaagaaaaaaaaagagatataTCTTACAGACGAAAACCCAGAGGGATAACTGTTCAAAATATGCATATTCACATTTAAAAAATGCGTCAAATTTGTAGTTGCATCAAGAAATGAAACTGGTTCTAAAATGTGTATTTCCTATATTTCAATCGTGCGGGAACCATGTTTACTATTAAAGAAATGCTAAAATCAGTAGAAACAGTATGTGATCACATAAAAAATGACCCTCGCAAGGTAGAATTTTCCACAAAAAGCctgtttaaaaattaaacatCATTTTCACGCCAACAAAATTACTCACAATTAAGCATTGGTAAAGCATTTAGACATTTCATAAAATCCTCACTTGATGACAGTAGATACATTCTAATTCCTGTTAAGCTATTTTTGTTATGTAGTATATAGATTAGAAACTGACCAAACTGAAATctctaaaatacaaaaatatatcattctCAAAAACATGAAGCCTCGCACTTTTTATATCATAATGACTTTACCAATTTTAGTACAGATTTTATTTGATGCAAACCTTCAGAAAGTGGCTCCTTGTATAAATAAATGGCATCCGATTGTGGTGGGGTCGGGGTGGGGTCGGGGTCGGGGTGGGGGTATCAGTTATGTTAGTCCCCTTCTACTATCATTATAAATCTCTCCAATCTCCAATAATCTCATAAATAGGTCACACAATTCATACAGCGAGCACAATCACAGGTACTTgaggacatgattatgatgtttttaatcaaaatgttacattataaacgagtaaattattgtattacaatcggaTGATTAATTTGTAAAAAGATATCGTACCTTTGGCCTTATGAAGGTGCGACATATCTTCAAGACTGTTgttcttatatatttatttttgttatgcTGAATTTTCTGACCTGGAAGTCATGTTCTCCTTTTTCGTTGATTTAAAATCAGATTGATTACCAATGGTTTGTAAATCATAActcattaacaaataaaagaaaatgtaaacGAATCGAATAATTAGTTTCTGTACATATCAGAGTACCGGAGAGACAACGCATTTTCTTTCCTGAAGTTTCGTcatcaataaatatcaatatcggGTTAAAACATAAggctatttatatatacatgagaCGGATGTTTTGTCAATAGTGAGAGCCAATGAATACTGAGATTAAAAATAGTCTGCACGTTTGGTATTCAGAAATTACATCCGGGTTACAGAAACATCCTGCAGTATTGGTTAAAAATATGCGCATGCTCGAAACAAAGTCACAATCCTGGTCGTCGTGTTTGCCAGTGCTGACCTGTCGATATGGAAATGTGGCATTATGTACTCCACTGGATTCTACTTTGGCCTGGATGGCAATGTGCTGGAGGTAGGTAAAGATAACCAATGAAATGAAATCACACCATGTcgatttcaaaattaatttcattttttttaaatttccaatAAAACGGTTCGTGTGTTTCTAAAGCATACAGTACGTACTGATATCCCATCAACAGAACTTTATCTAAATTGAgtaaatatttactttatttatcTTAATGGGTCAGTTTTCTGTGTGAGGGAAACTAGTTTTAACGTAACAGTGGATAAAACGAGTGTCAATTtaagttttcattttataaGGTCTATTCGTAAAGTCCTACAAGTCGACCGAGTGTCTAAGCTTACTTTAATCGTTTAAATCCGTTTGACTAAAACTGACAACTTCAGAAAAATGAAAGGATCTCGTGCAAGATTTAATATTTCGAAAATCACAATTGGACCTGACTCTAGCCCTGTGCTTTTATATATGGGTGACGAAGTTTACGTGTATGTCTACAGGGAACACACGTTCGATCGATATTTCAGCGACCTAAGTGACCCTTTATCGGCGAACGaaaaacatgtatttaaggAGTTAAGCACtgtgacatcaatcatgtcaATAAAAGGGTTAAAATCACGAACATCTACCGTAACACTTTCGAGGTGCT from Pecten maximus chromosome 11, xPecMax1.1, whole genome shotgun sequence harbors:
- the LOC117338253 gene encoding uncharacterized protein LOC117338253; translation: MGKTLKQRLQSLFSSSSHTPRQEPVVLSSVSRSLPYNNSCLPYISAELAGNIRALSGIDLATVSHVTRSKTSSVPVAPPDPPKKSFLFRRLCCRSRPEPKSTTLNDVIVRGTICQDSVGPLFVNRQCTTMAYEALAYQALRSHPETWTSKDIDTIIRLGHRQHARFRITDKLSAQIDGKVGLYQLPNKYRVRIIPEFVSNETDDRYLEGRDVTARSLSYVDGCFQYQESEIAEALSEVSPEFPAFMTKTFEPNRQEDVNMVLTIGVLSVAVWRRKDDGRLWLFDSHRRTPKGDYHYAPTVSEQSDPGAAILRSFENLDALLAHIIKQHGTNFQYSAGLFGYDVK